From a region of the Arachis ipaensis cultivar K30076 chromosome B09, Araip1.1, whole genome shotgun sequence genome:
- the LOC107618341 gene encoding protein TSS isoform X3, with product MPLYQLFSITPEDYREESQAVEHVRRLLHIVSCTTRFSKPKPNHKPKKNGKAQLHNNTISSSPDKPDGGNGGGRGALHPAPMLSTFYDFFSFSHLSPPILHLKKCELKNADERREGDYFELQIKICNGKVVEVVASEKGFYSLGKRSLRTHSLLHLLQHLTRAFANAYGALMKAFLARNKFGNLPLGLRANTWLLPPSTWNYPDEEDEYCGGQGRNGQHDLRPWAKEFATLACLPCETEEEREVRDRKAFLLHNLFLDTSISKAVAAINHVITFKLKCSPGSIVHEDYVGDLSIVVKRDAADTILRHDDSNQEEQAQKNLLKGLTADENVIVHDTASLTVVVVQHCGYTATVRVVGDTNMSKSEAQDIEIDDQQDGEVNALNINSLRLLLHHQSAVEADQLEGSVTSLSNLDDSDSSKYLVRKKVQESLEKLKEEAVVPKRSIRWELGSSWIQHLQKQEISKDNISKKDSDNETAQNIKGLGKKFKLLERREKEETSIGDTDLTGPNDYQLVHVNGSSDKVEAITDDLENFTELKKLLSHTAFLHLKVSGTGLHSKKVDELINMAHDYYDEIALPKLVMEFGSLELSPVDGRTLTDFMHLRGIQMASLGEMVKLAVDLPHIQSLCIHEMVTRAFKHLLKAVIASVDYVEDLSSVIASTLNFLFGGSQMRPSDQQNLSDDHYLRIEWLRVVISKKYGWTLNDEFQQLRKLSVLRGLCYKVGLELVTRDYDLDSPMPFKKYDIISMVPVCKHVTCFSVDGRNLLESAKIAVDKGKNVEAVHYGIKALVKMMAVCGTYHRITASAYNLLAVVLYQAGYGNQATIYQQKAVDINERELGLDHPDTIKSYGDLSVFYYRMQQYELALKYINRTLFLLHFTCGLFHPNTAAAYINVAMVEEAIGNNDLALRYIHEALKCNIRLLGPDHIQTATCYHAIAVALSYMEAYSLSVQHEQTNLEILQKKLGSEDIRTQEAAACLEFLQSKALEQQEAGKSGSSKSDASIASKGHLSVSDLLDFISPELDSNGNEHAQRKQQRGKILLPISDQNLQREDAPSNVGVVYNGLEYATGMAENETEERSGMVDYEVLNENGNNVPMYSPPVSSESIHQEETSSDEGWQEANSKKRSGNTANRKFGCRRSHLSKLSITAIRESPQKSSSRVLSKILSPSRQSELENLAFKKDSAGQLSPNKPTRVSKSSASPTSLSFMASKSISYKEVAVAPPGTVLKPLLEKIIVNIENVTKEDYCQGESQHEKSSSEAEEVSVASDDARHTQKNASKISAAAKPFNPSSGTLSILDHSDSGSVTNLHDANASQGMHGETRDRSGYGDTRRIMNPHAPEFVPRNAMQMETTANVSKAEIARQILFSLLVKSAQQNNDSFAECNDEKNAVVPHSTEKEKEIDMSKQNNGDGEGFTVVKRRRRSRNKFTDGLYSQQSPICASVL from the exons ATGCCACTTTACCAATTATTCTCTATCACACCAG AGGATTATAGAGAGGAGTCTCAAGCAGTTGAACACGTGCGCCGACTATTGCATATCGTGTCCTGCACAACAAGGTTTTCCAAGCCCAAACCCAACCACAAGCCCAAGAAGAATGGAAAGGCCCAACTACACAACAACACCATTTCCAGCTCACCGGACAAACCCGACGGCGGCAACGGCGGCGGCAGGGGTGCCCTCCACCCAGCGCCGATGCTCTCAACATTCTACGACTTCTTCTCATTCTCTCACCTCTCTCCTCCCATTTTAC ATTTGAAGAAGTGTGAGCTGAAGAATGCAGATGAAAGACGCGAAGGAGACTACTTTGAACTTCAG ATTAAGATATGCAATGGGAAGGTGGTAGAGGTGGTTGCATCAGAGAAAGGATTCTACTCTCTTGGAAAGCGCTCCCTTCGGACCCACTCTTTACTTCATCTTCTCCAACACCTCACCAGAGCTTTCGCTAAC GCATATGGCGCTCTCATGAAAGCTTTTCTTGCACGCAATAAG TTTGGCAATCTTCCACTTGGGTTGCGAGCTAATACATGGCTTCTCCCTCCATCTACTTGGAACTATCCTGATGAGGAGGATGAATACTGTGGCGGTCAGGGGCGAAATGGTCAACATGATCTTAGGCCATGGGCTAAAGAGTTTGCTACACTGGCTTGTCTTCCTTGTGAAACTGAGGAGGAGAGAGAGGTCAGAGATAGAAAAGCATTTCTGCTTCACAATCTGTTTCTTGACACCTCAATATCTAAGGCTGTTGCGGCTATAAACCACGTAATAACATTCAAGTTGAAGTGTTCTCCGGGTTCAATCGTGCATGAGGATTATGTAGGGGACCTATCCATTGTAGTCAAACGTGATGCTGCAGACACTATCCTTAGGCATGATGATAGTAACCAGGAGGAGCAAGCACAGAAGAATTTACTCAAAGGATTGACTGCAGATGAGAATGTAATTGTGCAT GATACTGCTTCGTTGACTGTTGTTGTTGTACAGCACTGCGGATACACTGCAACGGTGAGGGTTGTGGGTGATACCAACATGAGCAAGTCTGAAGCTCAAGATATTGAAATAGATGATCAGCAAGATGGTGAGGTTAATGCTCTCAATATCAACAG TTTGAGGCTCCTGCTTCATCACCAGTCTGCAGTTGAGGCTGATCAATTGGAAGGGTCTGTGACATCTCtatcaaatttggatgattctGATTCTTCTAAATATCTAGTTCGGAAGAAGGTTCAAGAATCCTTGGAAAAGTTAAAGGAGGAGGCAGTTGTTCCTAAAAGGTCCATTCGATGGGAACTTGGTTCCAGTTGGATACAGCATCTGCAGAAACAGGAAATATCAAAAGATAATATTTCCAAAAAAGATAGTGACAATGAAACTGCACAAAATATTAAAGGTCTTGGAAAGAAGTTTAAATTATTGGAGAGGAGGGAAAAGGAAGAAACCAGTATAGGTGATACAGATTTGACAGGGCCAAATGATTACCAACTTGTGCATGTGAACGGGTCATCTGATAAAGTTGAAGCAATCACTGACGATTTAGAAAATTTTACTGAGTTGAAGAAACTTCTTTCTCACACAGCATTTTTGCATCTTAAGGTATCTGGTACTGGTCTTCATTCAAAG AAAGTTGACGAGCTGATTAACATGGCACACGATTATTATGATGAAATCGCTTTGCCAAAGCTG GTTATGGAGTTTGGTTCGCTTGAGCTTTCCCCGGTTGATGGCCGCACACTAActgattttatgcatttaagAGGAATACAGATGGCATCATTGGGTGAAATG GTAAAACTAGCAGTGGATCTCCCACACATTCAATCACTTTGTATCCATGAGATGGTTACACGAGCTTTCAAGCATTTACTTAAAGCAGTAATTGCCTCGGTTGATTATGTGGAAGACTTATCTTCAGTCATTGCATCAACGTTGAATTTCTTATTTGGAGGCTCCCAAATGAGGCCGTCTGACCAACAAAATCTGAGTGATGATCATTATCTCAGAATTGAGTGGCTCCGTGTAGTTATATCCAAAAAATATGGATGGACATTAAACGATGAGTTTCAGCAGTTGAGGAAATTATCAGTTCTCAGAGGGCTCTGTTACAAG GTTGGATTGGAGTTGGTTACGAGGGATTATGACTTGGATTCTCCCATGCCCTTCAAGAAATATGATATTATCAGCATGGTTCCTGTTTGCAAG CATGTAACATGCTTCTCCGTAGATGGACGCAATTTGTTAGAATCAGCCAAAATTGCTGTCGATAAAGGAAAGAATGTGGAAGCTGTACATTATGGAATAAAG GCATTGGTGAAGATGATGGCTGTTTGCGGTACCTATCATCGAATTACTGCAAGTGCCTATAATCTTTTAGCTGTGGTTCTTTACCAAGCCGGTTATGGTAATCAG GCCACAATATATCAGCAAAAAGCGGTTGATATAAATGAGAGGGAGCTTGGGCTTGATCATCCTGACACAATAAAAAGCTATGGGGACCTTTCTGTCTTTTACTATCGTATGCAACAATACGAGCTCGCTTTGAA GTATATAAATCGTACcttattccttcttcattttaCCTGTGGACTGTTTCATCCAAACACTGCAGCGGCTTATATAAACGTGGCTATGGTGGAAGAGGCTATAGGAAATAATGATCTGGCACTCCGGTACATACATGAAGCTCTTAAATGCAACATTAGATTATTAGGACCAGATCATATACAGACTGCTACATGCTATCATGCCATAGCCGTAGCTCTTTCTTATATGGAAGCATATTCTCTTAGTGTGCAACATGAGCAAACCAATCTTGAGATACTTCAAAAGAAGCTTGGATCAGAAGATATTCGTACACAG GAAGCAGCTGCATGTCTTGAATTTTTACAATCAAAAGCTCTAGAGCAGCAAGAAGCTGGCAAAAGTGGAAGTTCAAAGTCAGATGCATCCATTGCAAGTAAAGGTCACCTTAG TGTGTCAGATCTTCTGGATTTTATAAGTCCCGAGCTTGATTCCAATGGAAATGAACATGCTCAGAGAAAACAGCAGCGTGGGAAG ATACTTCTACCAATAAGTGACCAAAACCTTCAGCGTGAAGATGCACCAAGCAATGTGGGTGTTGTCTATAATGGCTTGGAATATGCTACTGGTATGGCAGAAAACGAAACAGAAGAAAGATCTGGCATGGTGGATTATGAAGTTCTGAACGAAAATGGCAATAATGTCCCTATGTATAGTCCACCAGTGTCAAGTGAATCTATTCACCAGGAGGAGACATCATCAGATGAAGGCTGGCAAGAAGCTAATTCAAAAAAGCGATCTGGGAACACAGCAAATCGCAAGTTTGGCTGCAGAAGATCTCATCTCTCAAAGCTGAGCATTACTGCTATCAGAGAAAGTCCACAGAAATCAAGTTCAAGAGTCCTCTCAAAAATATTATCTCCATCTAGGCAATCAGAGCTTGAAAACTTAGCTTTCAAAAAAGATTCTGCCGGTCAACTAAGTCCAAACAAACCTACTAGAGTGTCCAAAAGTTCTGCTAGCCCAACGTCTCTGAGCTTTATGGCTTCAAAGTCCATATCTTACAAAGAAGTGGCTGTGGCACCTCCAGGTACAGTTTTGAAGCCCTTGTTAGAGAAAATTATAGTAAATATCGAGAATGTAACAAAGGAAGATTATTGCCAAGGTGAAAGCCAACACGAAAAGTCTTCATCAGAAGCTGAGGAGGTTTCCGTTGCTTCTGATGATGCAAGACATACACAAAAAAATGCTAGCAAGATTTCAGCTGCAGCCAAACCATTCAATCCATCATCAGGAACACTGTCCATACTTGATCATTCAGATTCAGGTTCTGTGACAAACTTACATGATGCCAATGCTAGTCAAGGCATGCATGGGGAAACCAGGGACAGGAGTGGATACGGGGATACAAGAAGAATCATGAATCCACATGCACCAGAGTTTGTTCCCAGAAATGCAATGCAAATGGAAACCACTGCTAATGTCAGTAAGGCAGAGATAGCAAGGCAGATACTGTTTAGCTTGCTTGTCAAGTCAGCTCAGCAAAATAATGATTCTTTTGCTGAATGTAATGATGAAAAGAATGCGGTGGTGCCTCATTCCactgagaaagaaaaagaaattgacATGAGTAAGCAAAACAATGGAGATGGTGAAGGATTTACAGTtgtgaagaggaggagaagaagcagGAACAAGTTCACAGATGGATTGTATAGCCAGCAGAGTCCCATATGTGCTTCGGTCCTTTGA
- the LOC107618341 gene encoding protein TSS isoform X4, which translates to MAPRSGKGKSNKAKASKKKKEDTAIIEPSLVDIIVVTPYDSQVVLKGVSTDKILDVRRLLAQNVETCHFTNYSLSHQVKGQRLHDRIQVVTLKPCFLRMVEEDYREESQAVEHVRRLLHIVSCTTRFSKPKPNHKPKKNGKAQLHNNTISSSPDKPDGGNGGGRGALHPAPMLSTFYDFFSFSHLSPPILHLKKCELKNADERREGDYFELQIKICNGKVVEVVASEKGFYSLGKRSLRTHSLLHLLQHLTRAFANAYGALMKAFLARNKFGNLPLGLRANTWLLPPSTWNYPDEEDEYCGGQGRNGQHDLRPWAKEFATLACLPCETEEEREVRDRKAFLLHNLFLDTSISKAVAAINHVITFKLKCSPGSIVHEDYVGDLSIVVKRDAADTILRHDDSNQEEQAQKNLLKGLTADENVIVHDTASLTVVVVQHCGYTATVRVVGDTNMSKSEAQDIEIDDQQDGEVNALNINSLRLLLHHQSAVEADQLEGSVTSLSNLDDSDSSKYLVRKKVQESLEKLKEEAVVPKRSIRWELGSSWIQHLQKQEISKDNISKKDSDNETAQNIKGLGKKFKLLERREKEETSIGDTDLTGPNDYQLVHVNGSSDKVEAITDDLENFTELKKLLSHTAFLHLKVSGTGLHSKKVDELINMAHDYYDEIALPKLVMEFGSLELSPVDGRTLTDFMHLRGIQMASLGEMVKLAVDLPHIQSLCIHEMVTRAFKHLLKAVIASVDYVEDLSSVIASTLNFLFGGSQMRPSDQQNLSDDHYLRIEWLRVVISKKYGWTLNDEFQQLRKLSVLRGLCYKVGLELVTRDYDLDSPMPFKKYDIISMVPVCKHVTCFSVDGRNLLESAKIAVDKGKNVEAVHYGIKALVKMMAVCGTYHRITASAYNLLAVVLYQAGYGNQATIYQQKAVDINERELGLDHPDTIKSYGDLSVFYYRMQQYELALNVSDLLDFISPELDSNGNEHAQRKQQRGKILLPISDQNLQREDAPSNVGVVYNGLEYATGMAENETEERSGMVDYEVLNENGNNVPMYSPPVSSESIHQEETSSDEGWQEANSKKRSGNTANRKFGCRRSHLSKLSITAIRESPQKSSSRVLSKILSPSRQSELENLAFKKDSAGQLSPNKPTRVSKSSASPTSLSFMASKSISYKEVAVAPPGTVLKPLLEKIIVNIENVTKEDYCQGESQHEKSSSEAEEVSVASDDARHTQKNASKISAAAKPFNPSSGTLSILDHSDSGSVTNLHDANASQGMHGETRDRSGYGDTRRIMNPHAPEFVPRNAMQMETTANVSKAEIARQILFSLLVKSAQQNNDSFAECNDEKNAVVPHSTEKEKEIDMSKQNNGDGEGFTVVKRRRRSRNKFTDGLYSQQSPICASVL; encoded by the exons ATGGCCCCGAGATCAGGGAAAGGGAAATCTAACAAAGCTAAGGCCtcgaagaagaaaaaggaagacacAG CAATAATAGAGCCTTCCTTAGTTGACATAATTGTGGTCACCCCATATGACTCACAAGTTGTTCTCAAG GGTGTATCTACTGATAAGATACTTGACGTGAGAAGGCTGCTTGCTCAGAATGTGGAGACATGCCACTTTACCAATTATTCTCTATCACACCAG GTGAAGGGGCAGAGACTGCATGACAGAATACAAGTTGTCACTTTGAAGCCATGCTTTCTGAGAATGGTTGAAG AGGATTATAGAGAGGAGTCTCAAGCAGTTGAACACGTGCGCCGACTATTGCATATCGTGTCCTGCACAACAAGGTTTTCCAAGCCCAAACCCAACCACAAGCCCAAGAAGAATGGAAAGGCCCAACTACACAACAACACCATTTCCAGCTCACCGGACAAACCCGACGGCGGCAACGGCGGCGGCAGGGGTGCCCTCCACCCAGCGCCGATGCTCTCAACATTCTACGACTTCTTCTCATTCTCTCACCTCTCTCCTCCCATTTTAC ATTTGAAGAAGTGTGAGCTGAAGAATGCAGATGAAAGACGCGAAGGAGACTACTTTGAACTTCAG ATTAAGATATGCAATGGGAAGGTGGTAGAGGTGGTTGCATCAGAGAAAGGATTCTACTCTCTTGGAAAGCGCTCCCTTCGGACCCACTCTTTACTTCATCTTCTCCAACACCTCACCAGAGCTTTCGCTAAC GCATATGGCGCTCTCATGAAAGCTTTTCTTGCACGCAATAAG TTTGGCAATCTTCCACTTGGGTTGCGAGCTAATACATGGCTTCTCCCTCCATCTACTTGGAACTATCCTGATGAGGAGGATGAATACTGTGGCGGTCAGGGGCGAAATGGTCAACATGATCTTAGGCCATGGGCTAAAGAGTTTGCTACACTGGCTTGTCTTCCTTGTGAAACTGAGGAGGAGAGAGAGGTCAGAGATAGAAAAGCATTTCTGCTTCACAATCTGTTTCTTGACACCTCAATATCTAAGGCTGTTGCGGCTATAAACCACGTAATAACATTCAAGTTGAAGTGTTCTCCGGGTTCAATCGTGCATGAGGATTATGTAGGGGACCTATCCATTGTAGTCAAACGTGATGCTGCAGACACTATCCTTAGGCATGATGATAGTAACCAGGAGGAGCAAGCACAGAAGAATTTACTCAAAGGATTGACTGCAGATGAGAATGTAATTGTGCAT GATACTGCTTCGTTGACTGTTGTTGTTGTACAGCACTGCGGATACACTGCAACGGTGAGGGTTGTGGGTGATACCAACATGAGCAAGTCTGAAGCTCAAGATATTGAAATAGATGATCAGCAAGATGGTGAGGTTAATGCTCTCAATATCAACAG TTTGAGGCTCCTGCTTCATCACCAGTCTGCAGTTGAGGCTGATCAATTGGAAGGGTCTGTGACATCTCtatcaaatttggatgattctGATTCTTCTAAATATCTAGTTCGGAAGAAGGTTCAAGAATCCTTGGAAAAGTTAAAGGAGGAGGCAGTTGTTCCTAAAAGGTCCATTCGATGGGAACTTGGTTCCAGTTGGATACAGCATCTGCAGAAACAGGAAATATCAAAAGATAATATTTCCAAAAAAGATAGTGACAATGAAACTGCACAAAATATTAAAGGTCTTGGAAAGAAGTTTAAATTATTGGAGAGGAGGGAAAAGGAAGAAACCAGTATAGGTGATACAGATTTGACAGGGCCAAATGATTACCAACTTGTGCATGTGAACGGGTCATCTGATAAAGTTGAAGCAATCACTGACGATTTAGAAAATTTTACTGAGTTGAAGAAACTTCTTTCTCACACAGCATTTTTGCATCTTAAGGTATCTGGTACTGGTCTTCATTCAAAG AAAGTTGACGAGCTGATTAACATGGCACACGATTATTATGATGAAATCGCTTTGCCAAAGCTG GTTATGGAGTTTGGTTCGCTTGAGCTTTCCCCGGTTGATGGCCGCACACTAActgattttatgcatttaagAGGAATACAGATGGCATCATTGGGTGAAATG GTAAAACTAGCAGTGGATCTCCCACACATTCAATCACTTTGTATCCATGAGATGGTTACACGAGCTTTCAAGCATTTACTTAAAGCAGTAATTGCCTCGGTTGATTATGTGGAAGACTTATCTTCAGTCATTGCATCAACGTTGAATTTCTTATTTGGAGGCTCCCAAATGAGGCCGTCTGACCAACAAAATCTGAGTGATGATCATTATCTCAGAATTGAGTGGCTCCGTGTAGTTATATCCAAAAAATATGGATGGACATTAAACGATGAGTTTCAGCAGTTGAGGAAATTATCAGTTCTCAGAGGGCTCTGTTACAAG GTTGGATTGGAGTTGGTTACGAGGGATTATGACTTGGATTCTCCCATGCCCTTCAAGAAATATGATATTATCAGCATGGTTCCTGTTTGCAAG CATGTAACATGCTTCTCCGTAGATGGACGCAATTTGTTAGAATCAGCCAAAATTGCTGTCGATAAAGGAAAGAATGTGGAAGCTGTACATTATGGAATAAAG GCATTGGTGAAGATGATGGCTGTTTGCGGTACCTATCATCGAATTACTGCAAGTGCCTATAATCTTTTAGCTGTGGTTCTTTACCAAGCCGGTTATGGTAATCAG GCCACAATATATCAGCAAAAAGCGGTTGATATAAATGAGAGGGAGCTTGGGCTTGATCATCCTGACACAATAAAAAGCTATGGGGACCTTTCTGTCTTTTACTATCGTATGCAACAATACGAGCTCGCTTTGAA TGTGTCAGATCTTCTGGATTTTATAAGTCCCGAGCTTGATTCCAATGGAAATGAACATGCTCAGAGAAAACAGCAGCGTGGGAAG ATACTTCTACCAATAAGTGACCAAAACCTTCAGCGTGAAGATGCACCAAGCAATGTGGGTGTTGTCTATAATGGCTTGGAATATGCTACTGGTATGGCAGAAAACGAAACAGAAGAAAGATCTGGCATGGTGGATTATGAAGTTCTGAACGAAAATGGCAATAATGTCCCTATGTATAGTCCACCAGTGTCAAGTGAATCTATTCACCAGGAGGAGACATCATCAGATGAAGGCTGGCAAGAAGCTAATTCAAAAAAGCGATCTGGGAACACAGCAAATCGCAAGTTTGGCTGCAGAAGATCTCATCTCTCAAAGCTGAGCATTACTGCTATCAGAGAAAGTCCACAGAAATCAAGTTCAAGAGTCCTCTCAAAAATATTATCTCCATCTAGGCAATCAGAGCTTGAAAACTTAGCTTTCAAAAAAGATTCTGCCGGTCAACTAAGTCCAAACAAACCTACTAGAGTGTCCAAAAGTTCTGCTAGCCCAACGTCTCTGAGCTTTATGGCTTCAAAGTCCATATCTTACAAAGAAGTGGCTGTGGCACCTCCAGGTACAGTTTTGAAGCCCTTGTTAGAGAAAATTATAGTAAATATCGAGAATGTAACAAAGGAAGATTATTGCCAAGGTGAAAGCCAACACGAAAAGTCTTCATCAGAAGCTGAGGAGGTTTCCGTTGCTTCTGATGATGCAAGACATACACAAAAAAATGCTAGCAAGATTTCAGCTGCAGCCAAACCATTCAATCCATCATCAGGAACACTGTCCATACTTGATCATTCAGATTCAGGTTCTGTGACAAACTTACATGATGCCAATGCTAGTCAAGGCATGCATGGGGAAACCAGGGACAGGAGTGGATACGGGGATACAAGAAGAATCATGAATCCACATGCACCAGAGTTTGTTCCCAGAAATGCAATGCAAATGGAAACCACTGCTAATGTCAGTAAGGCAGAGATAGCAAGGCAGATACTGTTTAGCTTGCTTGTCAAGTCAGCTCAGCAAAATAATGATTCTTTTGCTGAATGTAATGATGAAAAGAATGCGGTGGTGCCTCATTCCactgagaaagaaaaagaaattgacATGAGTAAGCAAAACAATGGAGATGGTGAAGGATTTACAGTtgtgaagaggaggagaagaagcagGAACAAGTTCACAGATGGATTGTATAGCCAGCAGAGTCCCATATGTGCTTCGGTCCTTTGA